Proteins encoded together in one Flavobacteriales bacterium window:
- a CDS encoding Fic family protein produces MSARFQILPTLLLEPYQQAVAAYPLERYLTLQDSELSLEAFSFYTSVSAVFSSKIEGEEIDLDSYVKHKRFGIPFRPDHTQKVDDLYAAYQYAQANPFERDTLLEAHRMLTSHILPAGRGGRVRTSTMVVTTPDGRIEYVATPPHAVQAELDKFFADLSQLHTMDLSPAQVFHYAALLHLVFVKIHPFDDGNGRCARLLEKWFLVQKLGEKAWLIPSERHYYQHHQQYYRNIRALGLEYDSLDYAQALPFLLMLPAALAQPTPGG; encoded by the coding sequence ATGTCCGCGCGTTTCCAGATCCTCCCCACCCTGTTGCTGGAGCCCTACCAGCAGGCCGTGGCGGCATATCCCCTGGAACGTTACCTCACCTTGCAGGACAGCGAACTGTCCTTGGAGGCCTTCAGCTTCTACACCTCGGTCTCGGCCGTGTTCTCCAGCAAGATCGAGGGCGAAGAGATCGACCTGGACAGCTACGTCAAGCACAAGCGCTTCGGCATTCCCTTCCGGCCGGACCACACCCAGAAGGTGGACGACCTCTACGCCGCCTACCAATACGCCCAGGCCAACCCCTTCGAACGCGACACCCTGCTGGAGGCCCACCGCATGCTTACCAGCCACATCCTGCCCGCAGGCCGGGGCGGCAGGGTGCGCACCAGCACCATGGTTGTGACCACGCCGGATGGCCGCATCGAGTACGTGGCCACGCCCCCCCATGCGGTGCAGGCCGAACTGGACAAATTCTTCGCGGACCTGTCGCAGCTGCACACCATGGACCTGTCCCCGGCGCAGGTGTTCCACTACGCGGCCCTGTTGCACCTGGTGTTCGTGAAGATCCACCCCTTCGACGATGGCAACGGGCGCTGCGCACGCCTGCTGGAAAAGTGGTTCCTCGTACAAAAGCTCGGCGAAAAGGCCTGGCTCATCCCCAGCGAGCGCCACTACTACCAGCACCACCAACAGTACTACCGGAACATCCGGGCACTGGGGCTGGAGTACGACTCCCTGGACTACGCACAGGCCCTGCCCTTCCTGCTCATGCTCCCCGCTGCACTGGCGCAACCCACGCCTGGGGGCTGA